The Stappia sp. genome window below encodes:
- a CDS encoding GNAT family N-acetyltransferase: protein MTGTLRAASAVADTHCAIEPACEADLPACVALLAAHAVGTRVGAEAPDLAPYLAVFRRMAASDRVTLYVARLPGMEPGEIAGMFELTVLRGLSFAGRPRAQVESVHVEARCQRRGVGQAMMAFAEQRARDLGCVLVQLTSNRERAGAHAFYAALGYDSSHLGFKKML, encoded by the coding sequence ATGACAGGGACATTGCGTGCGGCCTCCGCCGTGGCGGACACGCACTGTGCGATCGAGCCGGCGTGCGAGGCGGATCTGCCGGCCTGTGTGGCGCTTCTGGCAGCCCATGCGGTCGGGACCCGGGTGGGCGCCGAGGCACCCGATCTCGCGCCCTATCTGGCGGTCTTTCGCCGGATGGCGGCGTCGGACAGGGTGACGCTTTATGTGGCGCGGCTTCCGGGAATGGAGCCGGGCGAGATCGCCGGCATGTTCGAACTGACCGTGCTGCGCGGGTTGTCCTTCGCCGGGCGCCCGCGGGCGCAGGTCGAGAGCGTGCATGTGGAGGCGCGGTGCCAGCGGCGCGGCGTCGGTCAGGCGATGATGGCGTTTGCGGAACAGCGCGCACGGGACCTCGGCTGCGTGCTGGTGCAACTGACCTCCAATCGCGAGCGGGCGGGCGCGCATGCCTTTTACGCCGCGCTCGGCTACGACAGCTCGCATCTCGGCTTCAAGAAGATGCTGTAG
- a CDS encoding class I SAM-dependent methyltransferase, which produces MSLERSGHGSSAPADGHGDLMDRIYRWQKPIYDATRKYYLLGRDRLIAELDPPPGGTVLELGCGTARNLIKAARAHPHARFYGIDISAEMLDAARKAIARAGLSQRIAVAQGDATEFDAQALFGVAAFDRVFLSYALSMIPPWQAAISAGAGALAPGGRLSVVDFGQMERYPGLLRAPLRAWLAAFHVAPRAGLAEALADVARARDGTADSRALFGGYAVYGTIRRGPRRDAHDI; this is translated from the coding sequence ATGAGCCTCGAGCGCTCGGGACACGGATCGTCCGCCCCGGCGGACGGCCACGGCGATCTGATGGATCGCATCTACCGCTGGCAGAAGCCGATCTACGACGCGACGCGCAAGTACTATCTGCTCGGGCGCGACCGGCTGATCGCGGAGCTCGATCCGCCCCCCGGCGGCACGGTGCTGGAGCTGGGCTGCGGCACCGCGCGCAATCTCATCAAGGCGGCGCGGGCGCACCCGCACGCCCGCTTCTACGGCATCGACATTTCGGCCGAGATGCTCGATGCGGCGCGCAAGGCGATCGCGCGCGCGGGCCTGTCGCAGCGCATCGCTGTCGCGCAGGGCGATGCGACGGAGTTCGACGCGCAGGCGCTGTTCGGCGTTGCGGCCTTCGACCGGGTGTTCCTCTCCTACGCGCTGTCGATGATCCCGCCCTGGCAGGCGGCGATTTCCGCCGGGGCGGGGGCGCTCGCCCCGGGCGGACGGCTGTCGGTGGTGGATTTCGGGCAGATGGAGCGTTACCCGGGCCTCCTGCGCGCGCCCTTGCGGGCGTGGCTCGCGGCGTTCCACGTCGCCCCGCGCGCCGGTCTCGCCGAAGCGCTCGCCGACGTGGCGCGGGCGCGAGACGGAACGGCGGACAGCAGGGCGCTTTTTGGCGGCTACGCCGTCTACGGCACCATCCGGCGCGGGCCGCGCCGCGACGCGCACGACATCTGA
- a CDS encoding DUF3419 family protein — protein sequence MITGEAQAGRGELIGQAVHRNKALTRDGVLERLFTWAFKGLVYPQIWEDPEIDMDALDIGRDHTVVAIASGGCNVLSYLTADPRAITAVDLNQAHVALTRLKLVAAKTLPDYDAFYRFFGKADEKANVDAYARHLQRHLDAESRAYWEKRDITGRKRISLFARDLYHHGLLGYFIGLGHTVARLYGINPKNLLKARSLDEQRTFFDTALAPLFDKRMVRWATSKRVSLYGLGIPPAQYEALASSGDNGMAGVLRERLERLACDFPLSENYFAWQAFGRGYAGDESGPLPPYLRREHFETIRERADRVTVVNRSFTDHLAGQPDGSVDRYVLLDAQDWMSDEVLNALWAEITRTAAPGARVIFRTAAEPSLLPGRVVPEILGKWRYDAAVSHACTNKDRSSIYGGFHLYIREGA from the coding sequence ATGATCACGGGCGAGGCACAGGCGGGCAGGGGCGAGCTGATCGGCCAGGCCGTTCATCGCAACAAGGCGCTCACGCGCGACGGCGTTCTGGAGCGCCTGTTCACCTGGGCCTTCAAGGGGCTCGTCTATCCGCAGATCTGGGAAGATCCGGAAATCGACATGGACGCGCTCGACATCGGGCGCGACCACACGGTGGTCGCCATCGCGTCGGGCGGCTGCAACGTGCTGTCCTACCTGACGGCCGATCCGCGCGCGATCACCGCCGTCGATCTCAATCAGGCGCATGTGGCGCTCACCCGGCTGAAGCTCGTCGCGGCGAAGACCCTGCCGGATTACGACGCCTTCTACCGCTTCTTCGGCAAGGCCGACGAAAAGGCCAATGTCGACGCCTATGCGCGCCATCTGCAACGGCATCTCGACGCCGAAAGCCGCGCCTATTGGGAAAAGCGGGATATCACGGGCCGCAAGCGGATTTCGCTCTTCGCCCGCGATCTCTACCACCACGGCCTGCTCGGCTATTTCATCGGTCTGGGTCACACGGTCGCGCGACTCTACGGCATCAACCCGAAGAACCTTTTGAAGGCCCGCTCGCTCGACGAGCAGCGCACCTTCTTCGATACGGCGCTCGCACCGCTCTTCGACAAACGCATGGTGCGCTGGGCGACGTCGAAACGCGTGTCGCTCTACGGCCTCGGTATTCCGCCGGCGCAATATGAGGCGCTCGCCTCCAGCGGCGACAACGGCATGGCCGGCGTGCTGCGCGAGCGGCTGGAGCGGCTCGCCTGCGATTTTCCCCTGTCGGAGAACTATTTCGCCTGGCAGGCCTTCGGCCGGGGCTACGCGGGCGACGAAAGCGGTCCGCTGCCGCCCTATCTGCGGCGCGAGCATTTCGAGACGATCCGCGAGCGCGCCGACCGGGTCACCGTGGTCAACCGCTCCTTCACCGATCATCTCGCCGGCCAGCCGGACGGCAGCGTCGACCGCTACGTTTTGCTCGACGCGCAGGACTGGATGTCGGACGAGGTGCTGAACGCGCTGTGGGCGGAGATCACCCGCACGGCGGCGCCGGGCGCGCGCGTCATCTTCCGCACGGCCGCCGAGCCGAGCCTGCTGCCCGGCCGGGTGGTGCCGGAGATCCTCGGCAAATGGCGCTATGACGCGGCCGTCTCGCATGCCTGCACCAACAAGGACCGCTCCTCGATCTATGGCGGCTTCCATCTCTATATCCGCGAGGGGGCATGA
- the gatB gene encoding Asp-tRNA(Asn)/Glu-tRNA(Gln) amidotransferase subunit GatB: MSIVDTRTPDPKKFIKGATGDWEIVIGMEVHAQVTSNAKLFSGASTEFGKAPNANVSLVDAAMPGMLPVINEECVKQAIRTGLGLKAAINHKSVFDRKNYFYPDLPQGYQISQFKQPIVGEGEILLDMADGEQVRVGVERLHLEQDAGKSMHDQHPTMSFVDLNRSGVALMEIVSKPDLRSADEAKAYLAKLRTILRYLGTCDGNMDQGSMRADVNVSVRAPGGDFGTRCEIKNVNSVRFVGQAIEYEARRQIGILEDGGTIDQETRLFDPVKGETRSMRSKEEAHDYRYFPDPDLLPLEFDQAYVDALAAGLPELPDEKKARFIKDYGLTAYDADILIVERASADFFEAVAKGRDAKLSANWVINELFGRLNKEGLALSDSPVSAAQLGGLVDLITAGTISGKIAKDLFEILWTEGGDPAEIVDARGMKQVTDMGAIEAEVDKVIAANPDKVEQAKAKPGLLGWFVGQVMKATGGKANPQAVNDLLKAKIGID, encoded by the coding sequence ATGAGCATCGTCGACACCCGCACCCCCGACCCCAAGAAATTCATCAAGGGCGCCACGGGCGACTGGGAAATCGTGATCGGCATGGAGGTGCATGCCCAGGTCACCTCCAACGCGAAGCTCTTTTCCGGCGCCTCGACCGAGTTCGGCAAGGCGCCCAACGCCAACGTCAGCCTCGTGGACGCGGCGATGCCGGGCATGCTGCCGGTGATCAACGAGGAATGCGTCAAACAGGCGATCCGCACCGGGCTGGGCCTGAAGGCGGCGATCAATCACAAGTCCGTTTTCGACCGGAAGAACTACTTCTACCCCGATCTGCCGCAGGGCTATCAGATCTCGCAGTTCAAGCAGCCGATCGTCGGCGAGGGCGAGATCCTGCTGGACATGGCCGACGGCGAGCAGGTCAGGGTGGGCGTGGAGCGCCTGCATCTGGAGCAGGACGCGGGCAAGTCGATGCACGACCAGCATCCGACCATGTCCTTCGTCGACCTCAACCGCTCGGGCGTGGCGCTGATGGAGATCGTCTCCAAGCCCGACCTGCGCTCCGCCGACGAGGCCAAGGCGTATCTTGCCAAGCTGCGCACCATCCTGCGCTATCTCGGCACCTGCGACGGCAACATGGACCAGGGGTCGATGCGCGCCGACGTCAACGTCTCGGTGCGCGCGCCGGGCGGCGATTTCGGCACCCGCTGCGAGATCAAGAACGTCAACTCCGTGCGCTTCGTCGGTCAGGCGATCGAGTATGAGGCGCGCCGTCAGATCGGCATTCTGGAGGACGGCGGCACCATCGATCAGGAGACGCGGCTGTTCGACCCGGTCAAGGGCGAGACGCGCTCCATGCGCTCCAAGGAGGAGGCGCACGACTACCGCTATTTCCCCGATCCCGACCTGCTGCCGCTCGAGTTCGATCAGGCCTATGTCGACGCGCTGGCCGCCGGTCTGCCCGAGCTGCCGGACGAGAAGAAAGCCCGCTTCATCAAGGACTACGGGCTCACCGCCTATGACGCGGACATTCTGATCGTGGAGCGCGCCTCGGCCGATTTCTTCGAGGCGGTGGCCAAGGGGCGGGACGCGAAGCTGTCGGCCAACTGGGTGATCAACGAGCTCTTCGGCCGGCTGAACAAGGAGGGCCTGGCGCTGTCCGACAGTCCGGTAAGCGCGGCCCAGCTCGGCGGGCTGGTCGATCTGATCACCGCCGGCACGATTTCCGGCAAGATCGCCAAGGACCTCTTCGAAATCCTGTGGACGGAGGGCGGCGACCCGGCGGAGATCGTGGACGCGCGCGGCATGAAGCAGGTCACCGACATGGGTGCCATCGAGGCCGAGGTCGACAAGGTGATCGCCGCCAATCCGGACAAGGTGGAACAGGCCAAGGCCAAGCCGGGCCTGCTCGGCTGGTTCGTCGGCCAGGTGATGAAGGCGACCGGCGGCAAGGCCAACCCGCAGGCCGTCAACGACCTGCTGAAGGCAAAGATCGGCATCGACTGA
- a CDS encoding helix-turn-helix domain-containing protein, protein MDVIGAPQTPIPLPAMIALFERCGYELGDRTFGLEIGFEMRKAWGYGLWGRYGAEADTLGRAIRRYNLTFWAHASHGRLELVESGTQMLWRHVKRRPGVVAVQHIDHLIGPMIIIARQFLGAGWSPDRIEVPYRRDNDAHLMENRVQVPVRFGCKGTGIAFKPCDLDARRTPRAEETSKIITLREVVADNALSCAPEPARAVSAIAALRLLDGQTDIEGAARMAGLSVRSLQRQLLEKGYSYREIVSIARNARAGSLLRETNLPIMEVALLLGYEDHASFSRAFRRWRGCSPLEYRRLRRAVALA, encoded by the coding sequence GTGGATGTCATCGGGGCACCGCAGACCCCGATTCCCCTTCCGGCCATGATCGCTCTGTTCGAACGATGCGGATACGAACTTGGCGACCGGACCTTCGGCCTGGAGATCGGGTTCGAGATGCGGAAGGCGTGGGGGTACGGCCTTTGGGGGCGCTATGGCGCCGAGGCGGACACGCTTGGCAGGGCGATCCGGCGCTACAATCTGACCTTTTGGGCCCATGCCTCCCATGGCAGGCTGGAGCTGGTTGAAAGCGGAACGCAGATGCTTTGGCGCCATGTCAAACGACGGCCCGGAGTGGTCGCGGTGCAGCATATCGATCACCTGATCGGCCCGATGATCATCATCGCCAGACAGTTTCTCGGGGCGGGCTGGTCGCCGGATCGGATCGAGGTTCCCTATCGGCGCGACAATGACGCCCACCTGATGGAAAACCGGGTGCAGGTTCCCGTCCGCTTCGGCTGCAAGGGAACCGGGATCGCCTTCAAGCCCTGTGATCTCGATGCCCGGCGGACGCCAAGAGCGGAAGAGACGTCAAAGATCATCACCTTGCGGGAAGTGGTCGCCGACAACGCGCTTTCCTGCGCCCCGGAGCCGGCGCGTGCCGTGTCGGCCATCGCGGCCCTTCGCCTTCTCGACGGACAGACGGATATTGAAGGCGCGGCGCGGATGGCCGGCCTCAGCGTTCGGAGCCTGCAGCGGCAGCTTCTGGAGAAGGGGTATTCCTACCGCGAGATCGTGTCCATTGCCCGAAACGCGCGCGCGGGCAGCCTTCTGCGTGAAACGAACCTGCCCATCATGGAGGTCGCCCTGCTGCTCGGCTACGAGGATCACGCGAGTTTCTCGAGAGCTTTCCGTCGCTGGAGGGGATGCTCTCCGTTGGAGTACCGGCGCTTGCGTCGGGCGGTTGCGTTGGCGTGA
- a CDS encoding nuclear transport factor 2 family protein, which produces MKQFIPLALAGSLLASAPLPALSETALPEGASVAKDAKALRAFAPKDNPGGVDFDAADRLAIANLLYAYSFAYDNHEADAWFELFTDDAVFVAGVPGAGAVSFTGEGFRTFWRKRMQQFSKSGNQRRHLMSNILFLEQTADTAHVSVAGLLTNARDGKVFTAVSSLNYEGWLVKEANGWKIRRWHDFPDAPVPEK; this is translated from the coding sequence ATGAAGCAGTTCATCCCCCTTGCCCTGGCCGGTTCCCTGCTCGCATCGGCACCGCTGCCGGCGCTGTCCGAAACCGCGTTGCCGGAAGGTGCGAGTGTCGCCAAGGACGCCAAGGCGCTTCGGGCCTTCGCGCCGAAGGACAATCCCGGGGGCGTCGACTTCGACGCCGCCGACCGGTTGGCGATTGCCAATCTGCTCTATGCCTATTCCTTCGCCTACGATAACCACGAGGCCGATGCCTGGTTCGAACTGTTCACGGACGATGCCGTCTTCGTCGCCGGGGTACCGGGTGCCGGGGCCGTGTCCTTTACAGGCGAAGGCTTCCGGACGTTCTGGCGGAAGCGGATGCAACAGTTCAGCAAATCCGGCAACCAGCGCAGACACCTGATGTCGAACATCCTGTTCCTGGAACAGACCGCCGACACCGCTCACGTCAGTGTCGCCGGACTTCTGACCAACGCCAGGGACGGCAAGGTCTTCACCGCAGTGTCCAGCCTCAACTATGAGGGCTGGCTGGTGAAGGAAGCGAACGGCTGGAAGATCCGGCGCTGGCATGATTTCCCGGACGCGCCTGTTCCAGAGAAGTAA
- a CDS encoding DUF1254 domain-containing protein has protein sequence MAGGGFAQARDLTQAEANEIAVETYLYLYPLITMDLTRRQLLSIQAGPGSMGGYENWFNNIPAYPTADEKSVVRPNFDTLYSSTFLDLQKEPMVMSAPDTDGRYYLLPMLDMWTNVFASPGSRTTGTQAATFLIAGPGWKPEDGADPGEDFAEKLGLPEDTQLIKAPTNHVWIIGRIKTDGPEDYEAVHKIQAGLKLTPLSKWGQTVPQPTFSPDPTVDTTTPPKKQVDTMAGKEFFTRGAELMKVEPPHNTDQPILARMARLGFEVGESFDFDAASPVVQSALKDAPVTAQKLMAWKGPRISNVVNQWSMDVETVGAYGTYYLKRAIMTQIGLGANLPEDAVYPIAMTDGDGNALDGSNDYVLHFDAADIPPVNAFWSVTIYDNDGYQVANSLNRFALSSWMPLQKNPDGSLDLYFQHESPGKDREANWLPAPDGPFNVTMRLYAPKPSVLIGKWAPPAITKVGEKTAEPPAQTAQ, from the coding sequence ATGGCCGGAGGCGGTTTCGCACAGGCGAGGGACCTCACTCAGGCGGAAGCGAACGAGATCGCGGTCGAAACCTATCTCTATCTGTATCCGCTCATCACCATGGACCTGACGCGCAGGCAATTGCTCAGCATTCAGGCCGGTCCGGGCTCCATGGGCGGATACGAGAACTGGTTCAACAACATTCCCGCCTATCCCACGGCGGATGAAAAGTCGGTCGTGCGGCCGAACTTCGACACGCTCTATTCGTCGACGTTCCTCGATCTCCAGAAGGAACCGATGGTCATGTCCGCGCCCGACACCGACGGGCGCTACTACCTCCTGCCGATGCTCGACATGTGGACGAATGTCTTCGCGTCGCCGGGATCGCGGACCACGGGCACGCAGGCCGCGACCTTTCTGATCGCCGGCCCCGGCTGGAAGCCGGAGGACGGTGCGGATCCTGGAGAGGATTTTGCTGAAAAGCTCGGGCTTCCCGAGGACACCCAACTCATCAAGGCCCCGACGAACCATGTCTGGATCATCGGTCGGATCAAGACGGACGGACCCGAAGACTATGAGGCCGTTCACAAGATCCAGGCCGGCCTGAAGCTCACGCCGCTGTCGAAATGGGGGCAGACGGTTCCCCAGCCGACCTTCTCGCCGGATCCGACCGTCGACACGACGACGCCGCCGAAGAAGCAGGTCGACACGATGGCCGGCAAGGAGTTCTTCACGCGCGGCGCGGAACTGATGAAGGTCGAGCCGCCGCACAACACCGACCAACCGATTCTGGCGCGCATGGCCCGTCTCGGGTTCGAGGTGGGCGAGAGCTTCGACTTCGACGCGGCAAGCCCGGTCGTGCAGTCCGCGCTCAAGGACGCGCCCGTCACGGCGCAGAAGCTGATGGCCTGGAAGGGCCCGCGCATCTCGAATGTCGTGAACCAGTGGTCGATGGATGTCGAGACGGTGGGCGCCTACGGCACCTATTACCTCAAGCGGGCGATCATGACCCAGATCGGTCTCGGCGCGAACCTGCCGGAGGACGCCGTCTACCCGATCGCCATGACGGACGGCGACGGCAACGCGCTCGATGGAAGCAACGACTATGTCCTGCATTTCGATGCGGCCGACATTCCGCCGGTCAATGCCTTCTGGTCCGTCACGATCTACGACAACGACGGCTATCAGGTCGCCAACAGCCTGAACCGCTTCGCCCTTTCAAGCTGGATGCCACTGCAGAAGAACCCGGACGGGTCGCTCGACCTCTACTTCCAGCATGAGAGCCCCGGCAAGGACAGGGAAGCCAACTGGCTGCCGGCCCCGGACGGTCCGTTCAACGTGACGATGCGTCTTTACGCCCCGAAGCCTTCGGTGCTGATCGGAAAATGGGCCCCTCCGGCGATCACCAAGGTCGGTGAGAAGACCGCCGAGCCCCCGGCTCAAACGGCACAATAA
- a CDS encoding TauD/TfdA family dioxygenase: MTTHATTLPPIDPAVSAIVTAAGGEIRALDPIGAEVSGIDLSSPDAPSPEVIAVLEREMARRGFLVFRNGTQIGHEDFLRASCWWGGRELHSTHGVHPQTPGGNRHIFRLSNDERHGIPDVGPQWHNDGSFLPATFSHSGYHIIRPAENGGGTHFAHQGLAFQALPKERQDRWRRLSSVNSTSGVVHPLVHEHPLTGQACIWLHLGMTGAVIEKLPDQDAFSLLHADDLKQLCHAYNDILNAGLTDGYAIAFEYRENDCVFIDNLAVAHRAAPEAHMPAERQGLRIMHRSTVKGVTDLAPGFGLPQHVRIDAPNPIGEGVWQGGGVGFRWDDGIKMRN, translated from the coding sequence TTGACGACACATGCAACAACGCTCCCCCCGATAGATCCGGCCGTTTCCGCCATCGTGACGGCCGCTGGCGGAGAGATCAGGGCACTCGATCCCATCGGCGCCGAGGTGTCGGGGATCGACCTGTCCTCCCCCGACGCCCCTTCACCCGAAGTGATCGCCGTGCTGGAACGGGAAATGGCGCGTCGCGGCTTTCTCGTTTTCAGGAACGGGACGCAGATCGGCCATGAGGATTTCCTGCGCGCCAGCTGCTGGTGGGGCGGCCGGGAATTGCACAGCACCCATGGCGTTCATCCGCAGACGCCCGGCGGCAACCGCCACATCTTCCGCCTGTCGAACGACGAGCGCCACGGCATCCCCGATGTTGGCCCGCAATGGCACAACGACGGGAGTTTCCTGCCCGCCACGTTTTCCCATTCGGGCTATCACATCATTCGTCCGGCCGAGAACGGCGGCGGCACGCATTTCGCGCATCAGGGGCTTGCCTTTCAGGCGCTGCCGAAAGAGCGACAGGACCGCTGGCGGCGCCTGTCGTCGGTGAATTCCACCTCGGGCGTCGTGCACCCGCTGGTGCATGAGCACCCGCTCACCGGGCAGGCCTGCATCTGGCTGCATCTGGGCATGACCGGCGCGGTCATCGAGAAACTGCCCGACCAGGATGCCTTCAGCCTTCTGCATGCCGACGACCTCAAGCAGCTCTGCCACGCCTACAACGATATCCTGAATGCCGGGCTGACGGATGGCTATGCAATTGCCTTCGAGTACCGCGAGAACGATTGCGTCTTCATCGACAATCTCGCCGTCGCCCACCGCGCGGCCCCCGAGGCGCATATGCCGGCCGAACGCCAGGGCCTGCGGATCATGCACCGCAGCACCGTGAAGGGCGTGACGGACCTTGCTCCGGGCTTCGGCCTGCCCCAGCACGTGCGCATCGACGCCCCCAATCCCATCGGCGAAGGCGTCTGGCAAGGCGGCGGCGTGGGCTTTCGCTGGGACGATGGCATCAAGATGCGCAACTAG
- a CDS encoding YaiI/YqxD family protein — MPSSSDAPSAPTPAQTSPTIYVDADACPVKDEVERVATRLKIPVVLVCNGGIRPPRHPLITLRIVADGPDEADKWIAARCGPGDVVVTADLPLADACVKAGAHVVQHDGQILNAANIGGRLATRDLMQDIRAADPFLQGGGKAFSRADRSRFLQALDRLARRALADRTKTG, encoded by the coding sequence ATGCCCTCCTCTTCCGACGCCCCGTCCGCGCCGACGCCCGCCCAAACGTCCCCCACGATCTACGTCGATGCCGACGCCTGTCCGGTGAAGGACGAGGTGGAGCGCGTCGCGACGCGGCTGAAGATCCCGGTCGTGCTGGTGTGCAATGGGGGCATCCGCCCGCCGCGCCATCCGCTGATCACGCTCAGGATCGTCGCGGACGGGCCGGACGAGGCGGACAAGTGGATCGCCGCGCGCTGCGGACCCGGAGACGTCGTCGTGACCGCCGATCTGCCGCTGGCGGATGCCTGCGTGAAGGCGGGCGCCCACGTGGTGCAGCACGACGGGCAAATCCTCAACGCCGCCAACATCGGCGGCCGGCTTGCCACCCGCGACCTGATGCAGGACATCCGCGCCGCCGATCCCTTCCTCCAGGGCGGCGGCAAGGCCTTCTCCAGGGCCGACCGCTCCCGCTTCCTCCAGGCGCTCGACAGGCTCGCCCGCCGCGCCCTGGCTGACAGAACCAAGACCGGGTGA
- a CDS encoding alpha/beta fold hydrolase — protein sequence MTRRIGLFAMALLALALIGAGVWALEAQRAGLVIEDTVVGNTPVTYYASQDAGPAPLVVVAHGFAGSRPLMAAYAQALARAGYVVAAFDFEGHGRNPVPMSGDVTSIEGTTQLLIDETLRVVAAGLARADVDGRVALLGHSMASDIIVRAAARDARIGAVVAISPFSQAVTATHPERLLMIAGAWEPRLRAFALEAARMVDANALEGETVRSANGAVVRRAVVAPHVEHVGVLYSRTAVSEAVAWLNAAFARTQAPPVPARGIWILAVLAGCVLLVRPLAALLPDRAPPHAPLPGKRFAAALLLPALATPLIAVWVPDGWLPVLVADYLAVHLLIYGALQLAVLRAGGGDLGLRPTPLALAAGAGLAVYGIFGLGLAFDRYLASFMPHAGRLAIIAALLVGALPFMLADSAMAHANPKLWKRALIRLAFLVSLGIAVALSFERLFFLVLIIPIVLLFFLVFGLMGRWVEARAGPLASGLGLAVLLAWSLGVTFPLFV from the coding sequence ATGACGCGACGGATCGGGCTTTTCGCCATGGCGCTTCTGGCGCTGGCGCTGATCGGCGCCGGCGTGTGGGCGCTGGAAGCCCAGCGCGCGGGGCTCGTCATCGAAGACACCGTCGTCGGCAACACGCCGGTCACCTATTACGCCTCTCAGGACGCCGGTCCCGCTCCGCTGGTGGTCGTGGCGCATGGCTTCGCCGGCTCGCGCCCGCTGATGGCGGCCTATGCGCAGGCTCTGGCGCGCGCCGGCTATGTGGTCGCCGCCTTCGATTTCGAGGGCCACGGCCGCAACCCCGTGCCCATGTCCGGCGATGTCACCTCCATCGAAGGCACCACCCAGCTTCTGATCGACGAGACCCTGCGCGTCGTGGCCGCCGGCCTTGCGCGCGCGGACGTCGACGGGCGCGTGGCGCTGCTCGGCCACTCCATGGCCTCCGACATCATCGTGCGGGCCGCCGCGCGCGATGCGCGCATCGGCGCAGTGGTGGCGATCTCGCCCTTTTCGCAGGCCGTGACGGCGACCCACCCTGAGCGGCTGCTGATGATTGCCGGTGCCTGGGAGCCGCGCCTGCGCGCCTTCGCGCTGGAAGCGGCGCGCATGGTCGACGCCAACGCACTGGAAGGCGAGACGGTGCGCTCGGCCAATGGCGCGGTGGTGCGCCGCGCCGTCGTCGCCCCCCATGTGGAGCATGTCGGCGTGCTCTACAGTCGCACCGCCGTGTCCGAGGCCGTCGCCTGGCTCAACGCCGCCTTTGCGCGCACGCAGGCGCCGCCGGTTCCCGCACGCGGGATCTGGATCCTTGCCGTGCTTGCCGGCTGCGTGCTGCTGGTGCGCCCGCTTGCCGCGCTTCTGCCGGACCGCGCGCCGCCGCATGCGCCGCTGCCGGGCAAGCGCTTCGCCGCCGCGCTGCTCCTCCCGGCGCTCGCGACGCCGCTGATCGCGGTCTGGGTGCCGGACGGATGGCTGCCGGTGCTCGTCGCCGATTATCTCGCCGTACATCTGCTGATCTACGGCGCGCTCCAACTGGCCGTCCTGCGCGCCGGCGGGGGCGACCTCGGCCTCCGCCCCACCCCGCTCGCGCTCGCCGCCGGGGCGGGGCTCGCGGTCTACGGGATCTTCGGCCTCGGTCTTGCCTTCGACCGCTATCTGGCGAGCTTCATGCCCCATGCCGGACGCCTGGCGATCATCGCCGCACTTCTGGTCGGTGCCCTGCCCTTCATGCTGGCCGACAGCGCGATGGCGCACGCCAATCCAAAGCTCTGGAAGCGCGCGCTGATCCGTCTGGCCTTCCTCGTCTCGCTGGGGATCGCGGTGGCGCTCTCCTTCGAGCGGCTGTTCTTTCTCGTCCTCATCATCCCCATCGTGCTGCTGTTCTTCCTGGTGTTCGGACTGATGGGCCGCTGGGTCGAGGCACGCGCCGGCCCGCTCGCCTCCGGGCTCGGGCTCGCCGTGCTGCTCGCCTGGTCGCTGGGCGTCACTTTCCCGCTCTTCGTCTGA